The Atribacterota bacterium region ATTAGTATTTAGTCGTTGGTAGATAGTATATAGTGAATTACCATTAATTCAGTAATTAGTAAAAAGTGATAAGTAATATAATTAACCAGTTTGCTGGTCTACCAGTCAAAAGAGTATAACGTATAACTTTTAAAATACAAATAAGAAATATGAAGTTCGAGATACAAGATATTTAGTTTACCGATTTACAACCAGTTCACCAGTTTATCGATTATTTTTGGTTTGCCAGTCAAAAGAGTATAACGTATACCGTATAACGTATACCGCAAAATCCCCTCTCCACTCGGTGGGAGAGGGTTAGGGTGAGGGGGTAAATAGTTTTTAGATTATAGCTTTCAGTTAAAATCAAAATATAAGGAAAATCAAAGAAAACTTATTGGAATACTATAATATTGGAATATTGGAAAAACAATAACAAATAGCACAGAAGTATTATTTTTTGCTTTATTCAAATATTATCTTCATTTACTTTTTCTAAAATCAGAAATTTGATACACATCTTTTCTATTACCAATGGCTAAGATTCTAATTTCATTATGAACAACTCTGTAGATGATTCTCCAATCACCAACTCTCAATTTCCGGTAACCTTTCAGGCTTCCATGAAGATAAAGACCATACTTTATCGGATTAGCTATTAATCTTTCTTGAATAGCATTTTGTATTCTTTTTGATATATCCGGGCTAAGTCCAGGAATGTCTTCACTTTTTACTTTTGGATGATATCTTATCTTCACTTTTATCCTTTATTCCATACTTCTTCATGACTTAATGCATCTTCCCAGTTAAAATCTTTTTCTCTTTGGGAGGCAATTAAATCAAAATACCTGTCCTCCAAAATTTCTAATCCTTCAAAAATCAAATCACGGCACAAACTTGAAATTGAGATACCTCTTTCCTTTGCCATTTTTTTTATTAAATCCCTGACTGGGGGTTCCAGGGAAACAAGTGTTCTTTGATTACTCATATTTATCACCAACTTATAAAATAAATATTTTTAGGCTACATTTAATGTTATTAATTTTAAATCATAGTATCACATATGATACATTATTGTCAATCTAAATATTATTTCGTATTACATATAACATAAAAATATAAATAACAAATAATAGATATAATGTACAAGATAGAATTATTATTTAGTAGTTGGTAGATAGCAGATAGTTTTCAGTATACCGTATAACGTTTAAATACAAAAAAATCAGTATTCAACACATTTCTGTTACAGCTATATCTTTAAACTATTGAACCAATTAACTAACGAAACGAATGAACTGTTCTATCATTCCGTATACCGTATTCAGTAAAGAAAAACAAATTCACCACCCCCACCTTTATCCTCCCCCCTCAAGGGGGAGGAAATGAGAAAAATGAGTCCTGCATTCAAGGGGGAGGAATTTAAAAGAAGATTGTCTTACCCTCAAGGGGGAAGAAATTAAAGAATTGTTAATCCTGCCCTCATGGGAGGATATAAAAATAGAGAATAGTCCTCCTCAGGGTGAGGGGATTAAAAGGGATAATCCTGTCCTCAGGGGGGAGGAGCTAAAAATAAATAATCATCCCTCAAGGGGGAGGAGATGAAAAGAATATCGAGAATAAAAATACAGTATAGGTTTTGAGTTTTCGGTCATCAGTTTTTAGTTAAAATCAAAAAAGAATCTGCCAACCGAAATTCAATTTACAAATTAATACTGAAAATCAGCATGAAATATCTAGGGGAAAAGGATGAGGAAAAATTGAGGAAAGAAATAAATTATCACTTTTACAGGAAAGATCTAAGTAACAAATTATGCATACATTAGCTTTCCTTTATGTCTAGGAATCTCTCTGCCTAATTCTTTGGCAACCTCTATCCATTCAGAAATAATTATTTGAATATTTTTTAGGGCATCTTCATAAGTTTCACCATCACTCATACACCCTGGAAGTTCAGGAACTTCGGCAATATAAGCTTGGTCTTTTTCGCTCCACCATACAATCACTTCGTATTTATACATTTTTCTCCTCCTTATGTAATTCATATTTTATAATTATATTTCTTACTTGTTTAACCTGATATGCTTTGGCTTTTCCATTTTTTAAAGATTGTAAGTTTATAATTTCTGAAATATTTTTTTTAAAAAATATATGGTGACTTCCCTTAATTCGCTCGCTAAACCCCAAATACAAAATAAATTTCCTTAAATCTGAAAATTTTATGTTTTTATCTGAAAGGGCAGATAATATATTTTTTAAAATATTCTTCATTATTCACTGTTTTCTTTTTTATATTTTTAAAAGAATAATCTTTACAATTATAATAACATATATAAGTTAATTTTTCATTATTAGCAAGACTAATATCTTCATGTGCTTACAAATTATATTCTCCTGCAGAAGATTCTGGGAATTCGACTTTTTCAATTGCCGAGTTTACAGCAAAAATACGGATATTGTTATCCATGGAGTCAACCGGGTAAACAAAAAAACCTGTTTTGGTAGGATTGTAGCTGTAACTTGTTCCGTATAATGCTTCTCCATCTTTAAAATATACTATAATGCGGCGCTCTGAAGGAGTAGTAGGGTTATAGTTGTCAAAATTTCTTACTTTCTGGTATTCCTTATCACCAATAAAATCCTTTACAAAATAAACTGCTTTCAGATCCGGCAGGTTAATGTCGATCTTTATTTTATCTGAATATTCTTTTAAAGGATTGATAAAAAATATTTCCCTGTTAGGATTAAAGCTGTTTAGCCATCCTTTGACTATCTTTCCGTCTTGATATTTTAATACAACTTTGTTTCCAGCCATTTAGCAATACCTGAATAATTTAATGTTTAGCAATGGGCAAATAGTAATAAAATTGCTAATTTACCCATTATAAAGTTGCGAGCAAATTTGAATTTAAAAAAAAATACTTAAGCACTATTAATAATAATATTTCTGTGCAAATATTGCAAATAAAATATGTTTTAGGGGGGTGAAGATAGCAAAACAGCATTCAGTAAAATCATATACTGTATAGCGTTTATATTCAGTGATAAGTAAGAAGTGATGAGTGATAGAATTTCAATTGACCGGAAAATTAGTATTCAACGCATTATTATTACAGTTATATCTTTAAACTAATGAACCAATTAACTAACGAAATGATTGAACTTTTCTAGTATTCCGTATTCCGTATAACGTGAAGAAAATAAGAACAAATTCACCCCCACCTTAGTCCTCCCCCCTCGAAGGGGGAGGAAACGAAGGGAGCTAATTAAATTCGTATACCGTTAAAAAACAAGCAAGAGATGTAGGAAAAAATTAGTAGTTAATCGTTGGTAGATAGTAGATAGTTAATTACTATTAATTCAGTAATAAGTAAAAAGTGATAAGTAATATAATTAACCAGTTTGCTGGTCTACCAGTCAAAAGAGTATAACGTGAAAAAACAAAAAACAATAAACCAAAAACATTTTTATATTTATTCCCCTCTCCCCTCGGGGGGAGAGGGTTAGGGTGAGGGGGATAATAGTTTTTCCCTAATAAATTCTAATACACCTTCAATATTATTAAGAACTTCATTATCCCAAAATCTCAATACTTCATATCCCTGCTCTTCTAACCACATATCTCTTAATTTATCTTTTTTATTTTCTAAATGTTGTCCACCATCTAATTCTATTATGATTTTTCTTTCTAAATTTACAAAATCTACGATATATTTTCCGATTGGGTGTTGGCGACGAAATTTAAATCCT contains the following coding sequences:
- a CDS encoding type II toxin-antitoxin system mRNA interferase toxin, RelE/StbE family; amino-acid sequence: MKIRYHPKVKSEDIPGLSPDISKRIQNAIQERLIANPIKYGLYLHGSLKGYRKLRVGDWRIIYRVVHNEIRILAIGNRKDVYQISDFRKSK
- a CDS encoding type II toxin-antitoxin system HicA family toxin, which encodes MKNILKNILSALSDKNIKFSDLRKFILYLGFSERIKGSHHIFFKKNISEIINLQSLKNGKAKAYQVKQVRNIIIKYELHKEEKNV
- a CDS encoding antitoxin, RHH family protein → MSNQRTLVSLEPPVRDLIKKMAKERGISISSLCRDLIFEGLEILEDRYFDLIASQREKDFNWEDALSHEEVWNKG
- a CDS encoding DUF559 domain-containing protein, which encodes MKNKNIKFAKNLRKNTTDTEKYLWKYLRGNQLAGFKFRRQHPIGKYIVDFVNLERKIIIELDGGQHLENKKDKLRDMWLEEQGYEVLRFWDNEVLNNIEGVLEFIREKLLSPSP
- a CDS encoding type II toxin-antitoxin system HicB family antitoxin; this encodes MYKYEVIVWWSEKDQAYIAEVPELPGCMSDGETYEDALKNIQIIISEWIEVAKELGREIPRHKGKLMYA